Sequence from the Anas acuta chromosome 24, bAnaAcu1.1, whole genome shotgun sequence genome:
TGGCGCTGGCTGATATCGCCGTGGGGGTCCTCGTCATCCCCCTGGCCATCGTGGTGAGCCTGAAGGTCAGCATTGACTTCTACTCCTGCCTGTTCATGTGCTGCCTGATCGTGATTTTCACTAACGCATCCATCCTCTCCCTCCTGGCCATCGCGGTCGACAGGTACCTGCGCGTGAAGCTGCCCATCAGGTGAGTGCTGCCTGTCCCGGGCACCTCCTCTCACCCGCTCCATCCCACACCCAGCCCCTACCCCTTTCCGAACACGTTTTTACTGTAGATGCATGCTTGTGGATAGAGAAAGCAGCTGTCCCTACCCGCATGGGGCAGGACCCCCGCTCAGCAGTTAATGCAGCACAGGCAGACCCCAAGGGGGTCCATGCAACACGGGGAGCTTGGTGCTGTTGCCGGTCAGAATTCAGCCACAGGCTGAGTCCATGGTCAAACAGTTCACTTCTTCGGGTGTTTTGTAATTGTGCAGAATGCTGAAAGTACTGTAAATTTCTTTGGGTTTCTGAGGATAGTCTCCTAAATACAGTTTCTTGTACTGTTGGCTGAATATACAAAAGAAGTAACAAAGGCTTATGAAGGGCTGATTTAAGAAGTCTTTCACTTTCTATatttgaagggaaaaagcaTGTAAGCTAGAGATGTAAATCATAATTTCAAGCATGAAAAAGGCCATATTTCTGTGgggaaaggacctacaagagTGAAAAAGCAGTTTGGTCTTACAAATATTACAAACCAAATACAGAGAGTAAGAGGCATCCAAAAAAGTTGAGAAATGATAGGACTGCTAGTAGtggaaatatatattatatactatatatataaaataaataaatatgtatggAAATAACCAGGCAAGAGGAACCCTAAGATCTtaatgaaacaagaaataagATAGCTGAAAACTGATAGAATTATAAAGAGGGGAAGTTAAGCACAGTACGTCTTGTTCAAGTGCTGCAAAGTAACTGTTACAAATGAAGAGCAAAGGCTTATCTCAAGATAAGGTTTTCCCTCCAAGAAAAGGAACTCAGTCCTGCAGTTTGTCATAATGAACTTGTAGTATTTGAACACGAGTTCTTGAAACCACCCTTAACTATTTTAAGCACTTCTGTTTAACATGAGCTGGGTTTTCTTCCTCAACAGATATAAAATAATCACTACAGAAAGAAGAATTTGGTGGGCACTGGGTTTGTGCTGGTCTCTCTCCCTGCTGGCAGGATTAATCCCCATGTTTGGATGGAAcaggcaaaaagaaaggaacacTGACTCTCAAACATGCGAATTTGTCTCTGTGATGAGGATGGATTACATGGTATATTTTGGGTTTGTGACATGGACCCTTGTCCCTCTGACCATCATGTGTGGTCTGTATGTTGAAATCTTTTACATCATCAGGATGAAGCTAAGCCAAGGTGTAAGCAACGTGAGAGGGGCAGGAACATTTTATGGACAGGAGTTCAAGACAGCCAAATCTCTAGCACTTGTTCTCTTCCTGTTTGCAGTATCCTGGTTGCCTCTGTGCATTATAAACTGCATCTTCTATTTTTACCCTGAATGTAATATCCCCAAGCACTGGATTTACCTGGGAATCTTGCTGTCCCATGCCAATTCTGCCATGAACCCCATTGTCTACGCTTGCAGGATAAAAAAGTTCAAAACCACttaccttttaattttaagGACCTATATCCTATGCAAAAAAAGCCCAACAACACCAGACCCAGTCCTTACAGAACAAACACCTCAATAGTCATAAATATAGAATGAATGTTGGCTCATCAGTGTATACCAGACCATtgataaaatgctttaaaaaaccCATGGGAATTTTACCTACAGTCTTACACAAACTGTTTTATGATAAGGGCAAACCCCTTCTACTCTATCTGATGTACATTTGACATTAAGCCTAAAAGGATCATCCACAATCTTCTGCATTATTATACCCCAGCAAATTCTGCTTGACTGTAGCTGTACACCAAGCCCAGACCTTCCAGACAAGAATCTTCATTTAAGAGCACCTTCTAGTTTTTACTTATTGGCTTGAGCATTATTTGTCAGACCAGTGGCCCAAAGCACTGTTAACAAGGcagattttttcctcctagtTCCCTAAGTCAAATTTATTGCCAGCTGGTAAACACAATTATTGTTAATTTCTagttttaaatctttttgtCCAGTTACAGGCCCTTTACTTGCACACAACCACACTTGCCCCCGACGTTTTGTTCCAGCAGCATGTGTTCAATAAGGCTATAGCACCTTGTGCAACACCTCCACCTGTGGATGAAAAACTGCATCACGAAACTATCCTCACTGTGGGTCCCACTGCTGACCGTCTCAGCTGAAAGGACAGAAGCTGAACTACCTTTGGTGACTCTTCTTTGGGGGAAGATCCTGTCATGGGAGTCTTTCATTATTTGGAAATCAAGACAGTGCTCCCAGAAGCCGGAAAAATGGACCTCAGACACGGGgcaccaggcaggagctggtgcaAGAGCACACTTAAGCTATTGAGTGATGGGAGCATGCCAGGGGGAAgtagctgacaaaaaaaaataaactaatgatATCTTTAGGTtattccctcctcccccagctcccttaCCAAGGATAGAATCAACTATTCCTATACCATCAAGTCTGCATTTTCCTAATTTGTTACTGAAAAGCATCCATTTTGGCGATTTTCCTGCACAGCATATTCCCATGATCTGTTCTCCCTACCACcagaaactgttttcttaaCACCTGACATAAATGCAGTTTGTTGCAAATCTCCTTTGCAAACCAGTTGCTCTGAACAGTTTCTTTTTGCAGCCTGTTACAGATCTGAAGATTTACTCTGAACTGAATCCGAAGGTGTATGTAAATATGTCTATATACGTATTTATTgtataatttcaaaatacagaagagaCTTCAGACaaattttgtccatttttttctcctgcaaggGTTGGCTGGGTCTACTGAAAATAggataaatgttttttgttgttggtaaCACAGTAGCTCGCAATGCAGGCATGTTGTCACTGACGACTCTTACCTCCTTTGTCTTCTGTACAACTAGATGATAAATTCAAGTCTGGTCAACTTGTGCTGCTGTCACTGTGCCACATTTTCATGAAGGACAATAAATATTATATGGATTTAATGTGAACTCAACCTGCTCTTCTCCCTGACAACCTAAAAAAAAGCCTGCACGAAATCCCTGCACTGCTTTGGTACAAGTCCTGCCTGGGACAGCTCAGAAATTGCAGTAAATATTACACCATAGTCTGCACAGCCTGCTTTTAGGGAACATGGGTCAGGCTGAAAATAGATCTTTGGAGacaaggctattttttttttttttatctatctTTAAATACTAAAAgtggtctttaaaaaaaataataataaaaaagcaatgcaCCATTCTGTGTTACTTGGTTCAGtaagctgaaaggaaaaacgTTGGTGTCTGTTCCTCTAGCTAAAATCAGACATCTCGGTTTATATCTGATGTAATCCTTGTCACAGACCAGAAGTGCCCTGTTACACAGTTTCACTCTATTAATAAACAAGCCAGTGAAGGAAGTACAGAAGTACATCAGAATTTTGCTACACAATCTCTCTTTATCGGTAGATGGAACCGATTGCTTTCAGCAGAAAGAGAGGCCccaaacaagcagcagaaagctaCGAATAGTGCAAGGCCAACTTCACTCCTGCATTTCTTACAAAGTGCAAAACCAGGGAACATCCCAGGCACCGCAGACGGAGAAGGAGAAAGCCcagagggctgggagcagggaaacCCACGGGAGGAAGGCAGGCGAGCATCCCCGGGGGATCCCAGCTGGCAGAGGGgggagcaaacaaaaaaaaataaataaataaaatccctgcAGGTCGGGGAGCCCCGAGCTcgggctcctgctgccccccagcggcacggccccgccgcaCGGAGCCTGCCCGAGCCCGGGGACGCGCTCCCCGCATGTCAGAAGTGAACCAAGGGGGAAGCGGGCATTTGTGTTATCACTCCTTAGTCCGGTTATTAGCTAATCAGAGCAGCTGGCAGtgcaaaaggcaagaaaaatgcTCTGGTCAGTGACTGAGCAAAGAAATAAGGGCTCAGACGTGAACTGATGCAGAGAAACATTCCCATTTTTTAGTTCTCTTCGGCCATtcaaagcagcagccaaaacACACGGAAACTTCACAAGTTTCTTTACAACCCTACAGAAAATTTAGAAATTTCACAACTCTACAAGGAGCCACTGAGATGTCTACAGGTGAGGAAGCTCAGTGCAAAAAGCAATCTGTCTACAGCCGTTGGCAAGGAGGCAGGAACAGGAGACGTTGTTTTCCCCTCACAGCCATAAAATCAGCAGACGTCACAGATGTCAGTGTTGTCATTGCGTAGAGCTCTACAGGCCTTGATGCAATGCTGGTGGCAGCGTTTGATGTGCAGGAAGCGCAGAGGTCTTCGTTCCACCAGAAATTTCATCATCACACAGGCCTCACTTTTGGCCTGGGCTGGATGACCACAGTGGCGTAGGAAACCTCATCCTGGGGACGTGAAAAAATTTACAAATATTGGTGAAAGTGCAAGTGTTACATTTCAgcacagatttcttttcttttttttttttttttttttaaatttgtccTCAATGCTA
This genomic interval carries:
- the ADORA3 gene encoding adenosine receptor A3, coding for MSTLCSSSQGRNDPSNALTNTSQVLSQVLGSMDAIYIGAECLVALLAALGNILVIWVVKLNSAFQNTTMYFIVSLALADIAVGVLVIPLAIVVSLKVSIDFYSCLFMCCLIVIFTNASILSLLAIAVDRYLRVKLPIRYKIITTERRIWWALGLCWSLSLLAGLIPMFGWNRQKERNTDSQTCEFVSVMRMDYMVYFGFVTWTLVPLTIMCGLYVEIFYIIRMKLSQGVSNVRGAGTFYGQEFKTAKSLALVLFLFAVSWLPLCIINCIFYFYPECNIPKHWIYLGILLSHANSAMNPIVYACRIKKFKTTYLLILRTYILCKKSPTTPDPVLTEQTPQ